In one Thermosipho ferrireducens genomic region, the following are encoded:
- a CDS encoding glutaredoxin family protein, with translation MQHLKIILYTTPTCPYCKKAKKYFKQLGLKFKEIDVSKDQRGAERMYKKSGQLGVPVIEIGNQVVVGFDKSKIDRILGIN, from the coding sequence ATGCAACATTTAAAAATTATTTTGTACACTACTCCCACGTGTCCATATTGCAAAAAAGCAAAAAAATATTTTAAACAACTTGGATTAAAGTTCAAAGAAATTGATGTCTCTAAGGATCAAAGAGGAGCAGAAAGAATGTATAAAAAGTCAGGTCAGCTTGGCGTTCCAGTAATCGAAATAGGGAATCAGGTAGTTGTTGGGTTTGATAAATCAAAAATTGATAGAATTCTTGGGATTAATTAA
- a CDS encoding glycoside hydrolase family 3 N-terminal domain-containing protein, with the protein MNREFGNLFFIGFQKEFNKQIVEKINPAGVILYPKNMEDIYKMQVNMERIYSLHDKGYRLFITSDHEGGQLETVPNIFPSPGNLALGKTGNVRSFGEYLGYMFKAHGFNMVFAPVVDVAYTYSSHVTGYRAFSFNYKVVEKQAKEFLLGLSKNKIAATLKHFPGHGKAKEDSHFTLPVVNDFEENDDDIEIFKSLAEDVDFIMTAHVLYPKVDDVIATLSKKFLTDILRKKFNYKGLVISDAFEMKALYKSYSEKEVIKKFFEAGGDIVLIGDIENHYHFFETFKTMVENGELDVELLKEKVKKVEKIKEKYVTKDYPTRFLSFAARDAIEHNLSAPVETPAFLIPQPKNLSLADTSEKDLKHLENIIREEFPESKVYREKEMEKMNFQDTVVYFVVDQIKKVKAKRVIYIFLRKFFDVENEYIIPYSSKLISIYHVLQLLKGEGSL; encoded by the coding sequence ATGAATAGAGAATTTGGTAACCTTTTTTTTATAGGATTTCAAAAAGAGTTTAATAAGCAAATAGTTGAAAAAATTAATCCAGCGGGGGTAATTCTATATCCTAAAAACATGGAAGATATTTATAAGATGCAGGTAAACATGGAAAGAATTTATTCTTTACATGATAAAGGGTATCGGCTTTTTATTACATCAGACCATGAGGGAGGACAGCTTGAAACTGTACCTAATATATTTCCTTCTCCTGGAAATCTTGCATTGGGGAAGACTGGGAATGTTCGTAGCTTTGGGGAGTATCTTGGTTATATGTTTAAAGCACATGGGTTTAATATGGTATTTGCACCAGTAGTAGACGTTGCTTATACATATTCCAGCCATGTAACAGGATATAGAGCATTTTCTTTTAATTACAAAGTGGTTGAAAAACAAGCTAAAGAATTTTTACTTGGTTTATCTAAAAATAAAATAGCGGCGACACTGAAACATTTTCCAGGACATGGAAAAGCTAAAGAAGATTCTCACTTTACTTTGCCAGTTGTGAATGATTTTGAAGAAAATGATGACGATATAGAAATATTTAAATCATTAGCCGAAGATGTTGATTTTATAATGACTGCACATGTTTTATATCCTAAGGTAGATGATGTAATAGCAACTCTTTCAAAAAAGTTTTTGACGGATATTTTAAGAAAAAAGTTTAACTACAAAGGATTAGTAATTTCTGATGCATTTGAAATGAAGGCGTTGTATAAAAGTTATTCAGAAAAAGAAGTTATTAAGAAATTTTTTGAAGCAGGAGGAGATATTGTATTAATAGGAGATATAGAAAATCATTATCACTTTTTTGAAACTTTCAAGACAATGGTTGAAAATGGAGAACTTGATGTTGAATTGTTGAAAGAGAAAGTAAAAAAAGTTGAAAAAATTAAAGAAAAGTATGTAACAAAAGATTATCCTACCAGATTCTTGTCATTTGCTGCAAGAGATGCTATTGAGCATAACCTGAGTGCTCCTGTTGAAACTCCTGCTTTCTTAATTCCACAGCCAAAAAACCTGAGTCTTGCAGATACTTCAGAAAAAGATCTAAAACATTTAGAAAACATTATTCGTGAAGAATTTCCAGAATCAAAGGTTTATAGAGAGAAAGAGATGGAAAAGATGAATTTTCAAGACACAGTTGTCTATTTTGTAGTTGACCAAATAAAAAAAGTAAAGGCTAAAAGAGTAATATACATCTTTTTACGTAAGTTTTTCGATGTCGAAAATGAATACATAATTCCATATTCTTCTAAACTCATTTCAATTTATCATGTATTACAACTTTTAAAAGGGGAGGGATCATTATGA
- the glgX gene encoding glycogen debranching protein GlgX, with product MADYPLQYNNPGSEVILKTKRGYPRVGATPDDTGVNFALFSRNAKRVILELYQNYYDDTPSHRFELDPVYNKTGDIWHIYIYGVKHGQYYGWRVDGDYDPENGKRFNANKLLVDPYAKAVSSSFDWDESSVYGYDKNSPLLDLSFSKENSAKSPTKSIVIDDSKYDWGNDKQLHIPWEETIIYEMHVRLFTISPTSKVRFPGTFMGILEKLDHLKELGITTIELMPIFEFNVNANTKINPKTGEKLKDIWGYNPLCFFAVTGNYSVGLKLGEQVFLFKDFVKELHKNGFEVILDVVYNHTGEGNELGPTLSFRGIDNEIYYMLNPNNKRYYLNYSGCGNTLNCNHPVVKEMIIDSLRYWATEMHVDGFRFDLAAILGRTPEGKWIGDLSLLKDISEDPILHNLKLIAEGWDAAGGYFLGEFPEGWAEWNGQYRDVVRKFVRGDEGIVTDLATRITGSQDLYGRRMPHASINFITCHDGFTLRDLVSYNFKHNEENGENNQDGTDENFSFNYGVEGDTDDPEIIKIRKQQIKNFVTILMVSHGTPMILMGDEMFRTQKGNNNAYCIDNETTWVDWSLKEKHYDIFRFFKKMIEFRKKHHSLRRKHFFTGLDLSGDGIPDITWHGVKPFQPDWSYSSHSIAFMISGTDFLCKDVPPDNDIYVILNQWREPLKFILPFIHEKTWYRVVDTSKDSPYDFLDEPEQVGYVYIAQPRSSVILISK from the coding sequence ATGGCTGATTATCCCCTTCAATACAATAATCCTGGTTCTGAGGTCATTTTAAAAACAAAACGAGGTTATCCAAGAGTTGGCGCGACCCCGGATGATACCGGGGTTAATTTTGCTTTGTTTTCAAGAAATGCAAAAAGAGTTATTCTGGAATTGTACCAAAATTATTACGATGACACACCATCTCACAGGTTTGAGCTTGACCCTGTTTACAATAAAACAGGAGATATATGGCACATTTATATATACGGTGTAAAACATGGTCAATATTATGGATGGCGAGTGGATGGGGATTATGACCCTGAAAACGGCAAACGCTTTAATGCAAACAAATTATTGGTAGATCCGTATGCCAAAGCTGTTTCGAGCTCTTTTGACTGGGACGAGAGTTCTGTTTACGGTTATGATAAAAATTCTCCACTACTTGATTTATCTTTCTCTAAAGAAAATTCTGCCAAAAGTCCTACAAAATCAATTGTAATAGATGATTCAAAATACGACTGGGGAAATGATAAGCAACTTCACATCCCCTGGGAAGAAACAATAATCTATGAAATGCACGTAAGGCTTTTTACAATAAGTCCTACATCAAAGGTACGTTTCCCTGGAACTTTTATGGGAATATTGGAAAAGCTGGATCACCTCAAAGAACTTGGAATAACAACTATAGAGTTAATGCCTATATTTGAATTTAACGTGAACGCCAACACCAAAATAAATCCAAAAACAGGGGAAAAGCTAAAAGATATATGGGGCTATAATCCTTTATGTTTCTTCGCTGTAACAGGTAACTATTCAGTCGGTTTAAAACTCGGAGAACAGGTTTTTCTGTTTAAAGATTTCGTAAAAGAATTGCACAAAAATGGATTCGAGGTTATATTAGATGTTGTTTACAACCATACAGGAGAAGGTAACGAATTGGGACCCACTTTATCATTCAGGGGCATTGACAATGAGATCTACTACATGCTCAATCCAAACAATAAAAGATATTACTTAAACTACTCAGGTTGTGGAAATACCCTGAATTGTAACCACCCTGTTGTAAAGGAAATGATAATCGACAGTTTAAGATATTGGGCAACGGAAATGCATGTTGATGGATTTAGATTTGATCTTGCCGCCATCCTTGGAAGAACACCTGAAGGCAAATGGATAGGAGATTTATCCCTTTTAAAGGACATTTCAGAAGATCCCATTCTACACAACTTAAAATTAATAGCAGAAGGCTGGGACGCAGCTGGTGGATACTTTCTCGGTGAATTCCCTGAAGGCTGGGCTGAATGGAATGGGCAATATAGAGACGTTGTTAGAAAATTTGTTAGAGGTGATGAAGGCATTGTAACAGATCTTGCAACCAGAATCACTGGAAGCCAGGATTTATATGGAAGACGCATGCCCCATGCAAGTATTAATTTCATTACTTGCCATGATGGATTTACATTGAGAGATTTAGTATCGTACAACTTTAAACATAATGAAGAAAATGGAGAGAACAACCAAGATGGCACTGACGAAAATTTCAGCTTTAACTATGGCGTCGAAGGAGATACTGATGATCCAGAAATAATAAAAATAAGAAAACAGCAAATCAAAAACTTCGTTACAATATTAATGGTGTCTCACGGCACACCTATGATTCTTATGGGAGACGAAATGTTTCGCACACAAAAAGGAAACAACAATGCCTATTGTATAGATAACGAAACTACATGGGTGGATTGGAGCTTAAAGGAAAAACATTACGACATATTCAGATTTTTTAAAAAGATGATCGAGTTCAGAAAAAAACATCACTCCCTTAGAAGAAAACATTTCTTCACAGGCTTAGACCTTTCAGGGGATGGTATTCCAGACATAACCTGGCATGGTGTAAAACCGTTTCAGCCAGACTGGAGCTATTCTTCTCACTCAATTGCCTTTATGATAAGTGGTACAGACTTTTTATGCAAAGACGTTCCACCAGACAATGACATATACGTTATACTCAATCAATGGCGAGAACCTTTAAAATTTATTCTACCATTTATACACGAAAAAACCTGGTACAGGGTCGTCGACACTTCTAAAGACTCTCCTTATGATTTTCTTGATGAACCTGAGCAGGTAGGTTATGTTTACATAGCACAGCCACGAAGTTCTGTAATTCTTATAAGTAAATAA
- a CDS encoding OsmC family protein translates to MAKANLKWYGGMLFYSKTTSGHDIVIDSSENVGGKDAGLRPKELILYSLMGCTGMDIISLLKKMRVIDQLENFHLEVDYETASEHPKVYTKIHLKYIFKFNGEPPKDKVEKAVGLSQEKYCAVSAMLQKAIPSFTHEIIYE, encoded by the coding sequence ATGGCAAAAGCAAATTTAAAATGGTATGGTGGTATGCTGTTTTACTCTAAAACAACGTCAGGTCATGACATTGTTATCGACTCAAGTGAAAACGTTGGAGGAAAAGATGCGGGTTTAAGACCAAAGGAGCTTATTCTTTACTCTCTTATGGGGTGTACAGGGATGGACATAATATCCCTTTTAAAAAAGATGAGAGTTATTGATCAGCTTGAAAATTTCCATCTCGAAGTAGACTATGAAACGGCAAGTGAGCATCCAAAAGTCTACACGAAAATTCACTTAAAATATATATTTAAATTCAACGGGGAACCTCCAAAAGACAAAGTAGAAAAAGCTGTTGGACTTTCTCAGGAGAAATATTGCGCAGTTTCCGCAATGCTTCAAAAAGCCATACCTTCATTTACCCATGAAATCATCTACGAATAA
- the pdo gene encoding protein disulfide oxidoreductase translates to MALLSEKDRKYLMEAFEKELQNKVKLIYFGDSKDNCEYCELEEQILDEISELSGKIIVEKYNINSNKEIAEKYKIEMIPALVLTLEDGEDKGIRFYGIPSGHEFGTLVQDIITFGKGASPELSPATIEKLKAIDKPVKISVFVTPTCPYCPKAVLTAHNFALVNPLITAEMIEANEYFDLSNEFGVSSVPHIVINRNPDTYFIGAYPEQQYLEEVLKAISL, encoded by the coding sequence ATGGCGCTTTTATCAGAAAAAGATAGGAAGTATCTTATGGAAGCATTTGAAAAAGAATTGCAGAACAAAGTCAAACTTATTTATTTTGGTGATTCCAAAGACAATTGTGAGTATTGTGAACTTGAAGAACAAATTCTTGATGAAATTTCTGAGTTATCCGGCAAAATCATTGTTGAAAAGTACAATATAAATTCAAACAAAGAGATCGCCGAAAAATATAAAATTGAAATGATTCCCGCTCTTGTTTTAACGCTTGAAGATGGAGAAGACAAAGGCATAAGATTTTACGGCATTCCATCAGGTCACGAATTTGGAACACTGGTACAGGACATTATTACATTCGGGAAAGGTGCTTCTCCTGAACTTTCACCCGCTACTATTGAAAAGTTAAAAGCGATTGATAAACCTGTTAAAATAAGTGTATTTGTAACTCCAACATGTCCTTATTGTCCAAAAGCTGTATTAACAGCACACAATTTTGCTCTTGTAAATCCCCTCATAACAGCTGAAATGATTGAAGCAAATGAATATTTTGATCTAAGTAATGAATTTGGAGTTTCTTCTGTTCCTCATATAGTCATAAACAGAAATCCAGATACATATTTTATAGGAGCTTACCCTGAGCAGCAATACCTTGAAGAAGTACTCAAGGCGATCAGTTTGTAA
- a CDS encoding SDR family oxidoreductase: protein MNWLITGANRGIGLALTREVLKKGYRVIAAIRNVRAESLNLLMEEGKKLVVKKLDVSDSDSIANFSERLEYKINVIINNAGILLRDKFPNLPYENFIYSFKVNTLGALFLIQELYRRGKIYTKAKIVNIDSILGSINHATGGVSYSYSLSKAALNMVTKLLSQYLVKDNIVVISIHPGWVKTDMGGMEAPLTPEESAKGIINVIENLTMNDTGKFFEYNGKELEW from the coding sequence ATGAATTGGCTTATTACTGGTGCTAATAGGGGGATAGGATTAGCTTTAACAAGAGAAGTGTTGAAAAAAGGTTATAGGGTTATTGCAGCTATAAGAAATGTGAGGGCCGAAAGTTTGAATTTATTGATGGAAGAGGGGAAGAAACTAGTTGTAAAAAAATTGGATGTTTCAGATAGTGATTCAATAGCAAATTTTTCTGAGCGTTTAGAGTATAAGATTAACGTTATTATAAACAATGCTGGAATCCTTCTTAGAGATAAATTTCCGAATTTACCATATGAAAATTTTATCTACTCTTTTAAAGTTAATACCCTTGGAGCTTTATTTTTGATCCAGGAACTTTATAGGAGAGGAAAGATATATACGAAAGCTAAAATTGTGAATATAGACTCCATTTTAGGTTCAATAAACCATGCAACTGGTGGTGTTAGTTATAGTTATTCTTTATCAAAAGCTGCACTTAATATGGTCACTAAACTTCTTTCACAATACCTTGTTAAGGATAACATAGTAGTTATTTCAATTCATCCAGGGTGGGTAAAAACAGATATGGGTGGAATGGAAGCACCACTTACTCCGGAGGAGTCGGCCAAAGGAATAATTAATGTTATAGAAAATCTTACAATGAATGATACAGGAAAATTTTTTGAGTATAATGGCAAAGAATTAGAATGGTAA
- a CDS encoding ROK family transcriptional regulator: MITESLKRVMSFAWRNKTITAKHLSDSLNLEKSTVSRNISKLRRKNVLVKVDELSPSALGGRKTIVYSFNKDFANILGISIEQDGIEYVKTNLFSEIVFKERINVRVSQENIIEEVDRIIQKHPEVIGIGISVPGIVENNIVIFSEALKLKNFSVEKVMKTEIPIFVEKDSLCGAIRHSLNKRNIIYFQFSIPYYVNEPVGFGVGIVIDGKPYYGSNNFAGEYKINKCIFNKKILFEDFLRMKVDVKSFFKEISKKMGIISSVFDPEIVVIGGNIAYIPQVEMLRTLLENEIYMIEERNMEILIEDMKEFVNAEGAAIKVLNAIFSEDKWLEYFYRKVVNDE, encoded by the coding sequence ATGATAACAGAATCTTTGAAGAGGGTAATGAGTTTTGCCTGGAGGAATAAAACAATCACTGCTAAACATTTGTCAGATTCTCTAAATTTAGAAAAATCGACAGTTTCAAGAAATATTTCTAAGTTAAGACGGAAAAATGTTTTGGTAAAAGTAGATGAACTTTCTCCTTCGGCCCTTGGTGGAAGGAAGACTATTGTATATTCTTTCAACAAAGATTTTGCAAATATTCTTGGGATTTCAATTGAACAGGATGGGATTGAATATGTAAAAACAAATCTTTTTTCAGAAATAGTTTTTAAAGAAAGAATAAATGTGAGAGTATCTCAAGAAAATATTATAGAAGAGGTAGATAGAATAATTCAAAAACATCCAGAAGTTATTGGGATTGGGATTTCGGTTCCAGGTATTGTTGAAAATAACATTGTCATTTTTTCGGAAGCGTTAAAGTTGAAAAATTTCAGTGTAGAAAAGGTAATGAAAACTGAAATACCAATATTTGTCGAGAAAGATTCTTTATGTGGAGCTATACGTCATTCTCTGAATAAAAGGAATATTATTTATTTCCAGTTTTCTATACCTTATTATGTGAATGAGCCAGTAGGATTTGGTGTAGGAATTGTAATTGATGGGAAACCATATTATGGAAGCAACAATTTTGCTGGAGAATACAAAATAAATAAATGTATTTTTAATAAGAAAATATTGTTTGAGGATTTTTTGAGAATGAAAGTTGATGTGAAAAGCTTTTTTAAAGAAATTTCTAAAAAAATGGGGATAATTTCAAGTGTTTTTGATCCAGAGATAGTTGTAATAGGTGGAAATATAGCCTATATTCCGCAGGTAGAAATGCTAAGGACTCTTTTAGAAAACGAAATATATATGATAGAAGAAAGGAATATGGAAATATTGATAGAAGATATGAAAGAATTTGTAAATGCTGAAGGAGCTGCTATTAAAGTTTTAAATGCTATTTTTTCTGAGGATAAATGGCTGGAATATTTTTATAGAAAGGTGGTAAATGATGAATAG
- a CDS encoding cytochrome c biogenesis CcdA family protein has product MIQLYKDVSFWTALVHGFIAFFSPCIIPLIPAFLGILFTAERKILKIFGFFIGFSLLFAIIGIFSGQLGFILGSYSNIINYVLGGLIILMGILYLLKLQLIRQVQIDIWKFKGGGFITGIIFGGSIAIIWIPCSSPVLGSILSIAASGNAIKGGFLLFVYSIGISIPFLTIGTSISKILTYKFGKPIWENLLRILGAFFIIFSGILIFFGKIGV; this is encoded by the coding sequence TTGATACAACTATACAAAGATGTTAGTTTCTGGACAGCTTTAGTTCATGGGTTTATCGCTTTTTTTAGTCCATGTATTATTCCATTAATTCCCGCTTTTCTTGGGATTCTATTTACAGCCGAAAGAAAAATACTTAAAATTTTTGGCTTTTTTATAGGTTTCTCACTTCTTTTCGCTATTATCGGCATTTTTTCGGGTCAATTAGGTTTCATATTAGGTAGTTATAGTAATATAATCAACTATGTACTTGGCGGATTAATTATTCTAATGGGAATACTTTATTTATTAAAGTTACAACTAATTAGACAAGTGCAAATTGATATATGGAAATTCAAAGGCGGCGGATTTATAACAGGAATAATATTTGGTGGTTCAATTGCAATTATCTGGATCCCGTGTAGTAGCCCTGTATTGGGTTCTATACTTTCAATTGCAGCAAGCGGAAATGCTATCAAAGGAGGTTTTCTCTTATTTGTATATTCAATTGGTATATCTATTCCTTTTCTAACCATAGGAACATCCATTTCAAAAATATTAACATATAAGTTTGGAAAACCAATCTGGGAAAATTTACTAAGAATTTTAGGGGCTTTTTTCATAATATTCTCAGGAATATTAATTTTCTTTGGAAAAATAGGAGTATAA
- a CDS encoding thioredoxin family protein — translation MKKRILTLIFSLLSLISFSYNYTLHDLAIANKVSQIEKKPLLIYFASPECIYCKKFESEVLSNKVFQTILRGSYVFVKITPDNNITEFFGKEYTNRELFALFGVRGTPTFVFWNNNQVITSVPGYMPEDIFIKALRYILRFIYSNIKISFEEYSKAADEFYGIPKIITVSKDEADFILKNDKNAVFISTLSEKDDKFALYITEDNQIANKLIKSGVIRVLLINNK, via the coding sequence GTGAAAAAAAGAATATTAACTCTTATATTTTCACTTTTATCACTCATTTCTTTTTCCTACAACTACACTTTGCATGATTTAGCAATAGCAAATAAAGTCTCCCAGATTGAAAAAAAACCACTTTTGATATATTTTGCTTCTCCAGAGTGTATATATTGCAAAAAGTTTGAGTCTGAGGTGTTGTCTAATAAAGTATTTCAGACTATTTTACGGGGAAGCTATGTCTTTGTAAAAATAACACCTGACAATAACATTACAGAATTCTTTGGAAAAGAATACACAAATCGAGAACTTTTTGCACTTTTTGGTGTAAGAGGCACTCCAACTTTTGTGTTCTGGAATAATAATCAAGTAATAACGAGTGTCCCTGGATACATGCCAGAGGATATTTTTATAAAAGCTCTACGTTATATACTTAGATTTATATACAGTAACATAAAAATTAGTTTTGAAGAATATTCAAAAGCAGCTGATGAATTCTACGGAATACCAAAAATTATAACAGTCTCAAAAGATGAAGCTGACTTTATATTGAAAAATGATAAAAATGCTGTATTTATTTCTACACTTTCTGAAAAAGACGATAAGTTTGCCCTGTATATAACTGAAGATAACCAGATCGCAAACAAATTAATTAAATCTGGAGTCATTAGAGTTTTGCTAATTAATAACAAATAA
- a CDS encoding cyclic nucleotide-binding domain-containing protein yields MRVETFPAGKYLYRVGEKPEEIFILLEGSVSVKLWQSEEAFDYATFGEWSLLNKSACEDVKVSEDSVISLIEPCEILDIENISETILLMLRSISNRLLIIDSELTGNFEVSETREDVMRTFLRKHPGAYFLNDKLFSDYLFMKKKFFEEDYKSALSISSKCLGISMPDDLKKEFLIWQTLASIMLSPDRMELLVRKLPLEKYKNNLSYHYLLKFIRGGKENFILDIFAKIGLHLPAKTILVLEGDVAKQGFLVVNGYVKAVKFSGDREIFLSLVKPGEFCGESAVFETGKRMATLYAVTPVDLIPFDKETLQNQIKKNPNFGLRLCKGQLERIEKTYRLLKIRATIGKTVRIEKVLQHLSEAIENAGLTIHDISNIAEANIEDVIEIVKKYGYNVKLDGVVGR; encoded by the coding sequence ATGAGGGTAGAAACTTTTCCTGCGGGAAAATATCTTTACAGGGTGGGGGAAAAACCAGAAGAAATATTCATACTTTTAGAAGGAAGTGTTTCAGTAAAATTATGGCAAAGCGAAGAAGCCTTTGATTATGCAACGTTTGGTGAATGGTCCCTTCTGAATAAAAGTGCGTGTGAAGATGTAAAGGTTAGTGAAGATAGTGTAATTTCTTTAATAGAGCCCTGCGAAATTCTCGATATTGAGAATATTTCAGAAACTATTCTATTGATGCTTAGATCTATTAGCAATAGACTTTTGATTATTGATTCAGAACTTACTGGAAATTTTGAAGTAAGTGAAACACGAGAAGATGTAATGAGAACTTTTTTGAGAAAACATCCAGGCGCTTATTTCCTGAATGATAAATTATTTTCTGACTATTTGTTTATGAAGAAAAAATTTTTTGAGGAAGATTATAAATCAGCACTTAGTATTTCTTCGAAATGTCTTGGAATATCGATGCCTGATGATTTAAAGAAAGAATTTTTAATATGGCAAACTCTTGCAAGTATAATGCTCTCTCCTGACAGGATGGAGCTTCTTGTTAGAAAACTTCCCCTTGAAAAATATAAAAATAATCTTTCTTATCATTATTTGTTGAAATTTATAAGAGGAGGAAAAGAGAATTTTATTCTGGATATATTTGCAAAAATAGGACTGCATTTACCAGCGAAAACCATCCTGGTTTTGGAAGGAGACGTGGCAAAGCAGGGATTTTTAGTTGTGAATGGTTATGTGAAAGCTGTTAAATTTTCAGGTGATAGAGAAATTTTTCTTTCGCTTGTAAAGCCGGGGGAATTTTGTGGAGAGAGTGCTGTATTTGAAACGGGTAAAAGAATGGCCACACTTTATGCGGTAACTCCCGTTGATTTGATTCCTTTTGATAAAGAAACATTACAGAACCAGATTAAGAAAAATCCTAATTTTGGATTGAGATTATGTAAAGGGCAACTTGAGAGAATAGAAAAAACGTACAGATTACTGAAAATAAGAGCTACAATTGGAAAAACGGTAAGAATAGAAAAAGTTCTGCAGCATTTATCAGAAGCAATAGAAAATGCCGGACTAACCATACATGATATTTCTAATATAGCTGAAGCAAATATTGAAGATGTTATAGAAATTGTAAAAAAATACGGATATAATGTGAAATTAGATGGGGTTGTTGGAAGGTGA
- the trxB gene encoding thioredoxin-disulfide reductase: MVHFDLGNISTGPKEYYDILIVGGGPAGLTAAIYAGRAGLSAAVFEKALEGGAVTQTHVVENWPGFIRIEGSELGEKFAEHAREFGADIITAEVVKITYDEEYKYIQLDNGTMVKGKVLIFATGAKPRELGVPGEQKFKGRGVTYCAACDGYLFSGKDVIVVGGGDSACDEAHFLAKMVKSITIVQNLPYLTAAKVLQERLLSNKNVRVIYNSVIKEIRGNEKVEEVIIINNDTKEESVIKTEGVFIYVGLVPKSELIKELVETDNYGYIKTDENMETNIPGIYAVGDVRIKNLRQIVTAAADGAIAVEHAAKKYF, from the coding sequence ATGGTTCACTTCGATTTAGGGAATATTTCCACTGGTCCAAAAGAATATTATGACATATTAATAGTTGGTGGAGGTCCTGCAGGATTAACTGCTGCTATTTATGCAGGCCGTGCTGGGTTAAGCGCCGCTGTGTTTGAGAAAGCTCTTGAAGGTGGCGCAGTAACACAGACACATGTTGTTGAAAATTGGCCTGGTTTTATTAGAATAGAAGGTTCCGAACTTGGAGAAAAATTTGCTGAACACGCAAGAGAATTTGGGGCTGACATTATAACAGCAGAAGTTGTAAAGATTACTTACGATGAAGAATACAAATACATTCAACTTGACAACGGAACCATGGTAAAAGGTAAAGTTTTAATTTTTGCAACAGGTGCTAAGCCAAGAGAATTGGGAGTCCCTGGTGAGCAAAAATTCAAAGGTAGAGGAGTTACATATTGCGCTGCGTGTGATGGATATTTATTTTCAGGAAAAGATGTAATAGTAGTCGGTGGTGGAGACAGCGCCTGCGATGAAGCACATTTTCTTGCAAAAATGGTGAAAAGCATAACTATAGTTCAAAATCTTCCTTATCTGACAGCGGCAAAAGTTCTACAGGAAAGATTATTATCAAATAAAAATGTCAGGGTAATATACAACTCAGTAATAAAAGAAATAAGAGGTAACGAAAAAGTGGAAGAAGTAATCATTATCAACAACGACACAAAAGAAGAAAGTGTTATCAAAACTGAAGGTGTGTTCATTTATGTAGGTCTGGTACCAAAAAGTGAGTTGATAAAGGAACTTGTGGAAACTGACAATTACGGTTACATAAAGACAGACGAAAATATGGAAACTAACATACCTGGAATATATGCAGTTGGAGACGTTCGAATAAAAAATCTAAGACAAATTGTCACCGCCGCAGCGGATGGTGCAATTGCTGTTGAACATGCTGCAAAGAAATATTTTTAA